The Pseudomonas protegens genome contains the following window.
CCAGGCCCGCCGCCACCAGGCCGATGATGGTCATGGCCTCCGCCGCCTCCTGGGCAAAATGCGGGGTGAAACCGGCGTCCCGGGACAGGCTGAGCAATTGCGCATACAAGCCGCTGCCGTAGCTGCGGGGGAAGAACACAAAGGGTTCCTGGGCCAGCGCCGCCAGGTGCAACCCCTCTTCGCTGCCACTGGCCAGCGGGTGCTTGGAACTGAGCACCGCCACCAGCGGTTCGCGCAGCAGCTCCACCACCGACAGCGAATCGGGCAATGGCAGGGGCCGCATGATGCCGATCTGGATCGACTGGTCCACCAGCGCCTCGGCCACCTGAGTGCTGCTCATTTCCTTGAGCTTGAGGTGCACCGCTGCAAAGCGCTGGCGAAAGGCGAAGATCGCCTGGGGAATGGTCGAGTTGAACGGCGCCGACGAGGTGAAGCCGATCTTCAGCTCCCCCAGTTCGCCCAGCTGCGCACGCCGCGCCACGTCCGCCGCCTTGTCCACCTGGGCCAGCGCCAGGCGCGCCTCTTCAAGGAACAGGCGTCCGGCCTCGCTGAGCTCGACCCGACGATTGGTGCGCTCGAACAGGCGGGCACCCACCTCCTGCTCCAGGGCCTGGATCTGCTGGCTCAGGGGCGGCTGGGAAATGCCCAGGACCTGGGCCGCGCGGCCGAAGTGCAGCTCTTCGGCGACGGCGATGAAGTAGCGCAAGTGACGCAATTCCATGGGGCGGCTCCATTGAGTCGTTAAAGCTATCAAACAGGTCGAACAATATATTGGAAAGGAACATTAGCCAGCTATATGCTTTTTTCCATTGCCTGACCGGCTGCGCTGCCCCCCGAGGTTCCCGTGAAAACCGCTGTCGCCCCCCTTGCCCACGAAATCCCCTCCACGCCCCTGGACGAGGTGGTCGCCCAGCTCAACGAGGCCTACATCGAAAAAGGCACGCCGCTGTTCATGCGCACCGTGCTGGCGCTGTTCTCCGGGGGCTTTGCCACCTTCGCCCTGCTGTATTGCGTGCAACCGATGATGCCGCTGCTGTCCACGGAGTTTTCCATCAATGCGGCCCAGAGCAGCCTGATCCTCTCGGTCGCCACCGCCATGCTGGCCATCGGTCTGTTGATCACCGGGCCGATTTCCGACCGCATCGGCCGCAAGCCGGTGATGCTCGCCGCCCTGCTGGCCGCCGCCCTGTGCACCATCGCCAGCGCGCTGATGCCCAGCTGGCACGGGGTGCTGCTGATGCGAGCGCTGGTGGGGCTGTCCCTGAGCGGGCTGGCGGCCGTGGCCATGACCTACCTCAGCGAAGAGATCCACCCGCAGCACATCGGCCTGGCCATGGGCCTGTACATCGGCGGCAACGCCATTGGCGGCATGAGCGGGCGGCTGATTACCGGGGTGCTGATCGATTTTGTCAGCTGGCACACGGCGATGCTGGTGATCGGCGGCCTGGCGCTGATTGCAGCGGCGGTGTTCTGGCGCATCCTTCCCGAGTCGCGCAACTTCCGCCCGCGCTCGCTGCATCCGCGCAGCCTGCTGGACGGCTTTACCATGCACTTTCGCGACGCCGGCCTGCCCTGGCTGTTTCTCGAAGGCTTCCTGCTGATGGGGGCCTTCGTCACCTTGTTCAACTACATCGGCTATCGCCTGCTGGCCGAGCCCTATCACCTGAGCCAGGCCCTGGTCGGCCTGCTGTCGGTGGTCTACCTGTCGGGCATCTACAGCTCGGCGAAGATCGGTGCCCTGGCCGACCAGCTGGGCCGGCGTCGGGTGCTGTGGGCCACCATCGTGCTGATGCTCGCGGGCATTGCCCTGACCCTGCTCGCCCCACTGGCCCTGGTGCTGGTCGGCATGCTGCTGTTCACCTTCGGCTTCTTCGGCGCCCACTCGGTGGCCAGCAGCTGGATCGGTCGCCGCGCCACCAAGGCCAAGGGCCAGGCCTCCTCGCTGTACCTGTTCAGCTACTACGCCGGGTCGAGCATCGCCGGCACCGCGGGCGGGGTGTTCTGGCACCTGGCGGGGTGGAACGGCATCGGCCTGTTTATCGGCGCCCTGTTGCTCGGGGCACTGCTGATTGCCGTGAAACTGGCGAGACTCCCGCCGTTGTGACGCCTGGCCTGTGTGCAGGCGTTCGTCAGGCAGGTGCAGGTCTCGAGGGCCCTTTCGCCGGCAAGCCGGCTCCTACACGGATCGGGGCTGTGCCGGCGGGCCCTTGTGGGAGCTGGCTTGCCAGCGAAGGCTGGCCGACAGGCAGGCGCAAGTCTCGAGGGCCTATTCGCCAGCAAGCTGGCTCCTACAAAAAAGGGTTTGCCAATGAAAACGCCCGGCAGGTGCCGGGCGTTTTTTATCGGGTGGCGCTTAGGCGTGGTATTGCGCCGACAACTCGTGCACCGCCTCCAGGAAGGCTCCGGCGTGCTCCGGTTTGACTTCCGGGGTGATGCCGTGGCCCAGGTTGAACACGTGGCCGCTGCCGGTGCCGTAGCTGGCGAGGATGCGCGCCACTTCGCTGCGGATCGCCTGCGGGTTGGCGTAGAGCACGGTGGGGTCCATGTTGCCTTGCAGGGCGACCTTGCTGCCGACCCGACGGCGGGCTTCGCCAATGTCGCAGGTCCAGTCCAGGCCCAGGGCATCGGCGCCGGCCTCGGCA
Protein-coding sequences here:
- a CDS encoding LysR family transcriptional regulator, producing MELRHLRYFIAVAEELHFGRAAQVLGISQPPLSQQIQALEQEVGARLFERTNRRVELSEAGRLFLEEARLALAQVDKAADVARRAQLGELGELKIGFTSSAPFNSTIPQAIFAFRQRFAAVHLKLKEMSSTQVAEALVDQSIQIGIMRPLPLPDSLSVVELLREPLVAVLSSKHPLASGSEEGLHLAALAQEPFVFFPRSYGSGLYAQLLSLSRDAGFTPHFAQEAAEAMTIIGLVAAGLGVSVLPASYQRMRIDGVVYRRLLDPEAMTAVWLVQRKDQCSPMARAFVELLTRKTGATS
- a CDS encoding MFS transporter encodes the protein MPSTPLDEVVAQLNEAYIEKGTPLFMRTVLALFSGGFATFALLYCVQPMMPLLSTEFSINAAQSSLILSVATAMLAIGLLITGPISDRIGRKPVMLAALLAAALCTIASALMPSWHGVLLMRALVGLSLSGLAAVAMTYLSEEIHPQHIGLAMGLYIGGNAIGGMSGRLITGVLIDFVSWHTAMLVIGGLALIAAAVFWRILPESRNFRPRSLHPRSLLDGFTMHFRDAGLPWLFLEGFLLMGAFVTLFNYIGYRLLAEPYHLSQALVGLLSVVYLSGIYSSAKIGALADQLGRRRVLWATIVLMLAGIALTLLAPLALVLVGMLLFTFGFFGAHSVASSWIGRRATKAKGQASSLYLFSYYAGSSIAGTAGGVFWHLAGWNGIGLFIGALLLGALLIAVKLARLPPL